A portion of the Mytilus galloprovincialis chromosome 12, xbMytGall1.hap1.1, whole genome shotgun sequence genome contains these proteins:
- the LOC143054518 gene encoding uncharacterized protein LOC143054518 → MMTNDKHRPSFANVQGLEDEADRINSRDVLKSGKSRDVILCSECFKPRCVYSNTKMSREQDGILLRIKEDDNYTCGDAFPEDSGLFVRESLSCNSEVEINYFGAAMRHFVPPSCIYCGKTEDLLDD, encoded by the exons ATGATGACTAATGACAAACATAGGCCTTCTTTTGCAAATGTACAGGGGCTAGAAGATGAAGCAGATAGAATCAACAGCCGGGATGTTTTAAAATCAGGAAAAAGTAGAGATGTGATTTTGTGTAGTGAATGCTTTAAACCAAGATGTGTGTATAGCAACACTAAAATGTCAAGAGAGCAg GATGGAATACTTCTTCGTATTAAAGAAGATGATAACTACACATGTGGAGATGCTTTTCCGGAAGATAGTGGACTGTTTGTTCGTGAAAGTCTGTCGTGTAACTCTGAAGTagaaatcaattattttggtgCTGCTATGCGACATTTTGTTCCACCATCCTGCATTTACTGTGGAAAAACTGAAGATTTACTAGATGATTAG